The following are encoded in a window of Sminthopsis crassicaudata isolate SCR6 chromosome 3, ASM4859323v1, whole genome shotgun sequence genomic DNA:
- the SCNN1D gene encoding epithelial sodium channel subunit delta gives MDTLKEKQKSEGLIELYESFGDLFNFFCTNTTIHGTVRLVCSSHNQLKTAFWSLLFLATFGMLYWQIALLFDKYWNYPVIMKIMVPSEPKMFPSITLCDMNPHRSPLVKRYLEELDEFAQENIYSLYKLNITEKQAGGHSGPAPSPSFDRLFHLDRNISLEKLDRNAINEVGFRLCNSTDGDCFYRTHSSGVAAIQEWYQFHFINIMALLPPQNEESHEDHDGNFILSCSYNGEPCQEHNYNISHHSIYGSCYTFNIWEKNNWRAKRPGHIHEISLFLKAEQNNHLPLLSTEAGIKVMIHAQKQVPFLEHQGFSIRPGTETTIRVREDEVKQLGSPYGHCKDVQLLYDNVYSAQACLHSCFQKLMVQTCGCGYYFYPLPDGAQYCNYNQHPAWGHCFYKLYQNRESHRPSCFSLCPKPCRGSLYHLSTGVAKWPSSKSEDLILSLLGKDSSRNWRNSSAKVHIFYQRLNYSYVEEKPMYPVKDLLFDMGRLWGLWFGSSVLSVVEILELLLDATALTFVLGYRRFFGSRPKPQQDLERE, from the exons ATGGACACCCTTAAGGAAAAGCAGAAGAGTGAGGGGCTGATCGAGCTCTATGAGTCCTTTGGGGACTTGTTCAACTTTTTTTGTACCAACACTACCATCCACGGCACAGTCCGGCTCGTCTGCTCCAGCCACAACCAGCTGAAGACGGCCTTCTGGAGCCTGCTCTTCCTGGCCACCTTCGGCATGCTCTACTGGCAGATCGCATTACTCTTTGACAAGTACTGGAACTACCCGGTCATCATGAAGATCATGGTCCCCTCAGAGCCCAAGATGTTCCCGTCCATTACACTCTGTGACATGAATCCGCACAG GTCTCCGCTCGTGAAGCGGTACCTGGAAGAACTGGATGAATTTGCCCAGGAGAACATCTATTCCTTATACAAGTTAAATATCACCGAAAAACAAGCAGGGGGTCATAGCGGCCCTGCTCCCAGTCCCAGTTTTGACAGACTCTTTCACCTTGATCGAAACATCTCCCTGGAGAAGCTGGACAGGAATGCCATTAACGAAGTGGGATTCAGGCTG TGTAACAGCACAGATGGCGACTGCTTCTACCGCACCCATTCCTCGGGGGTTGCCGCCATCCAAGAGTGGTATCAATTCCACTTCATCAATATCATGGCCCTGCTGCCACCCCAGAATGAGGAATCCCATGAAGACCACGATGGCAACTTCATCCTCAGCTGCAGCTACAATGGAGAGCCCTGTCAGGAGCA TAACTATAACATTTCCCATCACTCCATCTATGGGAGCTGTTACACCTTTAACATCTGGGAAAAGAACAACTGGAGAGCTAAGAGGCCTGGTCACATTCACG AAATCAGCCTCTTTCTGAAGGCCGAGCAGAACAATCACCTCCCATTGCTGTCTACTGAGGCCGGGATCAAGGTCATGATCCATGCCCAGAAGCAAGTGCCTTTCCTGGAGCACCAGGGCTTCAGCATTCGTCCAGGCACTGAGACCACGATACGTGTGAGAGAG GATGAGGTGAAACAGCTAGGGAGTCCGTATGGCCACTGCAAAGATGTCCAGCTTCTCTATGACAATGTCTATTCCGCCCAG GCTTGTCTGCACTCCTGCTTCCAGAAGCTGATGGTCCAGACTTGCGGCTGTGGTTATTACTTCTACCCACTCCCAGATGGTGCCCAGTATTGCAACTACAACCAGCATCCAGCCTGGG GTCACTGCTTCTACAAACTCTACCAAAACCGGGAGTCCCACAGGCCCTCGTGCTTCAGCCTCTGCCCCAAGCCCTGCAG GGGATCCTTGTACCACTTATCAACCGGGGTCGCCAAATGGCCCTCATCTAAGTCAGAG GACTTGATCCTGTCCCTGCTGGGCAAGGACAGTTCCAGGAACTGGAG GAACAGCAGTGCCAAGGTCCACATATTCTACCAGCGGCTCAATTATTCCTATGTGGAGGAAAAGCCCATGTATCCG GTCAAAGACCTCCTGTTTGACATGGGCCGCCTGTGGGGCCTGTGGTTTGGGTCCTCGGTGCTCTCTGTTGTGGAAATTCTGGAACTCCTTCTGGATGCAACAGCTCTGACTTTCGTCCTGGGCTATCGCCGCTTCTTTGGGTCCAGGCCAAAGCCTCAGCAGGACCTTGAAAGGGAGTGA